The following proteins come from a genomic window of Streptococcus pneumoniae:
- a CDS encoding TIGR00341 family protein: protein MTNNKLYSLIEFRNKIYEELELSRSDLAILLCAMLIASIGLNMDSTPVIIGAMLISPLMTPILGVGLSLAIFDFKLLRKSFKILAIQILASLIASTLYFYLSPISYASSEIVARTSPTIWDVLIAFVGGIAGIIGARKKETNNIVPGVAIATALMPPLCTVGYAIASANLKFIIGSSYLFLINCSFIVIATYIGVRLMMVKKHYFKDNEEDSKMRRILLLVAVLLMIPSFISATTLVRETLKKESLKKFISEQFQGHNILKKTYSKKTHTLKLTISGNYLTEEELDMISSKRGDYGLSDVSVQVSQLSDSEQLSKEELVEYFFQYIKDKEAKEKEKANKFYTESEEQ, encoded by the coding sequence GTGACAAATAATAAACTGTATTCGTTGATAGAATTTAGAAATAAAATATATGAAGAATTAGAACTTTCCAGAAGTGATTTAGCGATTTTACTATGTGCCATGCTTATCGCCTCTATCGGATTAAATATGGATTCGACTCCCGTGATTATTGGAGCCATGTTAATCTCTCCTTTGATGACACCTATTCTGGGAGTGGGGCTCTCTCTAGCTATATTTGATTTTAAATTGTTAAGAAAATCTTTTAAAATATTAGCTATTCAAATTCTTGCCAGTTTAATAGCTTCAACACTTTATTTTTATCTTTCTCCCATTTCGTATGCTAGTTCGGAAATTGTTGCTAGAACCTCTCCGACTATTTGGGATGTTCTCATTGCTTTTGTAGGAGGGATAGCAGGTATTATTGGTGCTAGGAAAAAAGAGACCAATAATATTGTTCCTGGTGTTGCTATTGCAACCGCCTTGATGCCTCCTCTTTGTACAGTAGGTTATGCTATTGCTTCTGCTAATCTAAAATTTATCATAGGCTCCTCTTACCTATTCCTCATCAATTGTAGCTTTATTGTCATTGCGACTTATATAGGTGTTAGGTTGATGATGGTTAAGAAACATTATTTTAAAGATAATGAAGAAGACTCTAAAATGCGTAGGATTTTGCTTCTAGTTGCTGTTTTGCTGATGATTCCGAGTTTCATCTCTGCAACGACTTTAGTGAGAGAAACGTTGAAAAAAGAGTCCCTTAAGAAATTTATATCAGAGCAGTTTCAGGGGCATAATATTTTGAAAAAAACCTATTCTAAAAAGACTCATACCCTAAAGCTAACCATTTCAGGAAATTATTTGACAGAAGAAGAACTCGATATGATTTCAAGTAAGAGAGGTGACTATGGTTTAAGTGATGTTTCTGTTCAAGTTTCACAATTGTCTGATTCAGAACAACTTAGTAAGGAAGAACTGGTGGAGTATTTCTTCCAGTATATCAAGGATAAGGAAGCAAAAGAAAAGGAAAAAGCTAATAAGTTTTATACAGAGTCTGAGGAGCAATAA
- the topA gene encoding type I DNA topoisomerase yields the protein MATATKKKKSTVKKNLVIVESPAKAKTIEKYLGRNYKVLASVGHIRDLKKSSMSVDIENNYEPQYINIRGKGPLINDLKKEAKKANKVFLASDPDREGEAISWHLAHILNLDENDANRVVFNEITKDAVKNAFKEPRKIDMDLVDAQQARRILDRLVGYSISPILWKKVKKGLSAGRVQSIALKLIIDRENEINAFQPEEYWTVDAVFKKGTKQFHASFYGVDGKKMKLTSNDEVKEVLSRLTSKDFSVDQVDKKERKRNAPLPYTTSSMQIDAANKINFRTRKTMMVAQQLYEGINIGSGVQGLITYMRTDSTRISPVAQNEVASFITDRFGSKYSKHGSKVKNASGAQDAHEAIRPSSVFNTPESIAKYLDKDQLKLYTLIWNRFVASQMTAAVFDTMAVKLSQKGVQFAANGSQVKFDGYLAIYNDSDKNKMLPDMVVGDVVKQVNSKPEQHFTQPPARYSEATLIKTLEENGVGRPSTYAPTIETIQKRYYVRLAAKRFEPTELGEIVNKLIVEYFPDIVNVTFTAEMEGKLDDVEVGKEQWRRVIDAFYKPFSKEVAKAEEEMEKIQIKDEPAGFDCEVCGSPMVIKLGRFGKFYACSNFPDCRHTQAIVKEIGVECPSCHQGQIIERKTKRNRLFYGCNRYPECEFTSWDKPVGRDCPKCGNFLMEKKVRGGGKQVVCSKGDYEEEKIK from the coding sequence GTGGCTACGGCAACAAAAAAGAAAAAATCAACAGTTAAAAAAAATCTAGTCATCGTGGAGTCGCCTGCTAAGGCCAAGACGATTGAAAAATATCTAGGCAGAAACTACAAGGTTTTAGCCAGTGTCGGGCATATCCGTGATTTGAAGAAATCCAGTATGTCCGTCGATATTGAAAATAATTATGAACCGCAATATATTAATATCCGAGGAAAAGGCCCTCTTATCAATGACTTGAAAAAAGAAGCTAAAAAAGCTAATAAAGTTTTTCTCGCGAGTGACCCGGACCGTGAAGGAGAAGCGATTTCTTGGCATTTGGCCCATATTCTCAACTTGGATGAAAATGATGCCAACCGTGTGGTCTTCAATGAAATCACCAAGGATGCAGTCAAAAATGCTTTTAAAGAACCTCGTAAGATCGATATGGACTTGGTCGATGCCCAACAAGCTCGTCGGATCTTGGACCGCTTGGTAGGGTATTCGATTTCGCCTATTTTGTGGAAGAAGGTCAAGAAGGGCTTGTCAGCAGGTCGCGTTCAGTCCATTGCCCTTAAACTCATCATTGACCGTGAAAATGAAATCAATGCCTTCCAGCCAGAAGAATACTGGACAGTTGATGCTGTCTTTAAAAAGGGAACCAAACAATTTCATGCTTCCTTCTATGGAGTAGATGGTAAAAAGATGAAACTGACCAGCAATGACGAAGTCAAGGAAGTCTTGTCTCGTCTGACGAGTAAAGACTTTTCAGTAGATCAGGTGGATAAGAAAGAGCGCAAGCGCAATGCTCCTTTACCCTATACCACTTCATCTATGCAGATCGATGCTGCCAATAAAATCAATTTCCGTACTCGAAAAACCATGATGGTTGCCCAACAGCTCTATGAAGGAATTAATATCGGTTCTGGTGTTCAAGGTTTGATTACCTATATGCGTACCGATTCGACTCGTATCAGTCCTGTAGCGCAAAATGAGGTGGCAAGCTTCATTACGGATCGTTTTGGTAGTAAGTATTCTAAGCACGGTAGCAAGGTCAAAAACGCATCAGGTGCTCAGGATGCCCATGAGGCTATTCGTCCGTCAAGTGTCTTTAATACACCAGAAAGCATCGCTAAGTATCTGGACAAGGATCAGCTCAAGCTATATACCCTTATCTGGAATCGTTTTGTGGCTAGCCAGATGACAGCGGCCGTTTTTGATACCATGGCTGTTAAATTGTCTCAAAAAGGGGTTCAATTTGCTGCCAATGGTAGTCAGGTTAAGTTTGATGGTTATCTTGCCATTTATAATGATTCTGACAAGAATAAGATGTTACCGGACATGGTTGTTGGAGATGTGGTCAAACAGGTCAATAGCAAACCAGAGCAACATTTCACCCAACCGCCTGCCCGTTATTCTGAAGCAACACTGATTAAAACCTTAGAGGAAAATGGGGTTGGACGTCCATCAACCTACGCGCCAACCATTGAAACCATTCAGAAACGTTATTATGTTCGCCTGGCAGCCAAACGTTTTGAACCGACAGAGTTGGGAGAAATTGTCAATAAGCTCATCGTTGAATATTTCCCAGATATCGTAAACGTGACCTTCACAGCTGAAATGGAAGGTAAACTGGATGATGTCGAAGTTGGAAAAGAGCAGTGGCGACGGGTCATTGATGCCTTTTACAAACCATTCTCTAAAGAAGTTGCCAAGGCTGAAGAAGAAATGGAAAAAATCCAGATTAAGGATGAACCAGCTGGATTTGACTGTGAAGTGTGTGGCAGTCCAATGGTCATTAAACTTGGTCGTTTTGGTAAATTCTACGCTTGTAGCAATTTCCCAGATTGCCGTCATACCCAAGCAATCGTGAAAGAGATTGGTGTTGAGTGTCCAAGCTGTCATCAGGGACAAATTATTGAGCGAAAAACCAAGCGTAATCGCCTCTTCTATGGTTGCAATCGCTATCCAGAATGTGAATTTACCTCTTGGGACAAGCCTGTTGGTCGTGACTGTCCAAAATGTGGCAACTTCCTCATGGAGAAAAAAGTCCGTGGTGGTGGCAAGCAGGTTGTTTGTAGCAAAGGCGACTACGAGGAAGAAAAGATTAAATAA
- a CDS encoding YbaN family protein, with the protein MRLIYLIIGFLSLTLAIVGVVLPLLPTTPFLLLSIACFSRSSKRFEDWLYHTKLYQTYVADFRETKSITRERKKKIIVSIYVLMGISIYFAPLLPVKIGLGALTIFITYYLFKVIPDKE; encoded by the coding sequence ATGCGTCTTATCTATCTGATAATTGGTTTTTTATCACTGACCTTGGCTATTGTTGGGGTTGTTTTACCCTTGTTGCCGACAACGCCTTTCCTTTTGTTGTCTATTGCTTGTTTCTCCAGAAGTTCCAAGCGTTTCGAAGACTGGCTTTATCATACCAAGCTCTATCAAACATATGTAGCTGATTTTCGCGAGACTAAGTCTATTACGCGTGAACGAAAGAAAAAAATCATCGTCTCTATCTACGTCTTGATGGGAATTTCTATTTATTTTGCACCTCTTTTACCAGTCAAAATCGGTCTGGGTGCTTTGACCATCTTTATCACTTATTATCTTTTCAAGGTCATTCCAGACAAAGAATAG
- a CDS encoding copper homeostasis protein CutC: MIYEFCAENVTLLEKAMQAGARRIELCDNLAVGGTTPSYGVTKAAVELAANYDTTIMTMIRPRGGDFVYNDLEIAIMLEDIRLTAQAGSQGGVFGALTADKKLDKPNLEKLIAASKGMEIVFHMAFDELSDEDQPEAIDWLSQAGVTRILTRAGVSGDSLEKRFVHYHRILEYAKGKIEILPGGGIDLDNRQTFIDQLGVTQLHGTKVVF, translated from the coding sequence ATGATTTACGAATTTTGTGCTGAAAATGTGACTTTACTTGAAAAAGCGATGCAGGCTGGAGCTCGTCGGATTGAACTCTGTGATAATCTAGCAGTTGGTGGGACAACACCCAGCTATGGAGTGACTAAGGCAGCGGTTGAACTGGCAGCTAACTACGATACAACCATCATGACCATGATTCGGCCACGTGGTGGTGACTTTGTCTATAATGACCTAGAAATTGCTATCATGCTAGAAGACATTCGTTTGACTGCTCAGGCTGGAAGTCAAGGGGGTGTATTTGGAGCTTTAACTGCTGATAAAAAGTTGGATAAGCCTAATCTGGAAAAGTTAATTGCTGCATCAAAAGGAATGGAAATTGTCTTTCACATGGCCTTTGATGAACTAAGTGATGAAGATCAACCGGAAGCTATTGACTGGCTCAGTCAAGCCGGTGTCACTCGTATCCTAACTCGTGCTGGTGTGTCTGGCGACTCCTTAGAAAAACGTTTTGTTCACTATCACAGAATTTTGGAGTACGCTAAAGGTAAAATTGAAATTCTACCAGGTGGGGGGATTGACCTTGACAACCGTCAAACCTTTATCGACCAGTTGGGGGTAACACAATTGCATGGTACTAAGGTTGTTTTTTAA
- the leuB gene encoding 3-isopropylmalate dehydrogenase translates to MAKKIVALAGDGIGPEIMEVGLEVLEALAEKTGFDYEIDRRPFGGADIDAAWPPLPDETLKASREADAILLAIIGSPQYDGAVVRPEQGLMALRKELNLYANIRPVKIFDSLKHLSPLKLERIAGVDFVVVRELTGGIYFGDHILEERNARDINDYSYEEVERIIRKAFEIARNRRKILTSIDKQNVLATSKLWRKVAEEVAQDFSDVTLEHQLVDSAAMLMITNPAKFDVIVTENLFGDILSDESSVLSGTLGVMPSASHSENGPSLYEPIHGSVPDIAGQGIANPISMILSVAMMLRDSFGGYEDAERIKRAVETSLAAGILTRDIGGQASTKEMTEAIIARL, encoded by the coding sequence ATGGCAAAGAAAATAGTAGCTCTAGCAGGAGACGGAATTGGCCCAGAAATCATGGAGGTTGGTTTAGAAGTTCTGGAGGCTCTAGCTGAAAAAACAGGTTTTGACTATGAGATTGACAGACGACCGTTCGGAGGTGCAGATATTGATGCAGCATGGCCTCCCTTACCTGATGAAACCCTTAAGGCAAGTAGGGAAGCAGATGCTATCCTACTAGCAATTATCGGTAGTCCTCAGTATGATGGAGCAGTGGTTCGCCCTGAACAAGGCCTGATGGCTCTCCGTAAGGAACTCAATCTTTACGCTAATATTCGTCCTGTAAAAATCTTTGACAGTCTCAAGCATTTGTCACCACTCAAACTGGAACGAATTGCTGGTGTAGACTTTGTCGTGGTGCGTGAATTGACAGGCGGGATTTACTTTGGAGATCATATTCTTGAAGAGCGCAATGCGCGTGATATCAACGACTATAGCTATGAGGAAGTGGAGCGGATTATTCGCAAAGCCTTTGAAATTGCAAGAAATCGCAGAAAAATCCTTACTAGTATCGATAAGCAAAATGTTCTAGCGACCTCAAAACTCTGGCGGAAAGTAGCTGAGGAAGTCGCACAGGATTTCTCAGATGTAACCTTGGAACACCAGCTGGTAGACTCAGCTGCTATGCTTATGATTACCAATCCTGCTAAGTTTGATGTTATTGTAACGGAGAATCTTTTTGGAGATATTTTATCTGATGAATCAAGCGTCTTATCTGGTACACTTGGGGTTATGCCATCAGCCAGTCATTCTGAAAATGGACCAAGTCTCTATGAACCTATTCACGGTTCAGTACCTGATATTGCAGGTCAAGGAATTGCCAATCCTATTTCCATGATTTTATCAGTTGCCATGATGTTAAGAGATAGTTTCGGAGGTTATGAGGATGCAGAGCGTATCAAACGTGCTGTTGAGACAAGTCTGGCGGCAGGAATTTTAACGAGAGATATAGGAGGTCAGGCTTCAACAAAGGAAATGACGGAAGCTATTATTGCAAGGTTATGA
- a CDS encoding DUF1294 domain-containing protein produces the protein MKLDEKITLVLLIWNVIIFLIYGIDKFKARRRTWRIPEKILLILALTCGGFGAWLAGITFHHKTRKWYFKTVWFLGMVTTLVALYFIWR, from the coding sequence ATGAAGTTAGACGAAAAAATTACTCTAGTCCTTTTGATTTGGAATGTCATCATTTTCTTGATTTATGGCATTGACAAATTCAAGGCAAGAAGAAGAACTTGGCGCATCCCAGAGAAAATCTTACTCATTTTAGCCCTTACTTGTGGTGGTTTTGGGGCCTGGTTAGCTGGAATCACTTTTCACCACAAGACTCGAAAATGGTACTTTAAAACAGTTTGGTTTCTTGGGATGGTAACCACACTAGTAGCTTTATATTTTATTTGGAGGTAA
- the leuD gene encoding 3-isopropylmalate dehydratase small subunit codes for MAGSSREHAAWALADYGFKVVIAGSFGDIHYNNELNNGLLPIVQPREVREKLAQLKPTDQVTVDLEQQKIISPVEEFTFEIDSEWKHKLLNSLDDIGITLQYEELIAAYEKQRPAYWQD; via the coding sequence ATGGCAGGGTCTTCGAGGGAACACGCTGCTTGGGCTCTAGCGGACTATGGCTTTAAGGTCGTGATTGCAGGATCTTTCGGTGACATTCATTACAATAATGAACTCAATAATGGCCTGTTGCCAATCGTTCAGCCTAGGGAGGTTAGAGAAAAGCTAGCCCAACTCAAACCGACCGACCAGGTAACTGTAGACTTGGAACAACAGAAAATTATCTCACCAGTTGAAGAATTCACCTTCGAGATAGATAGCGAGTGGAAACATAAACTCCTAAATAGTTTGGATGATATCGGTATTACCTTGCAGTATGAAGAGTTGATTGCTGCTTATGAAAAACAACGACCAGCCTACTGGCAGGATTAG
- a CDS encoding McrB family protein, translating into MNKRKVSLEDFYKWYSLNKEKLLNKATVGEKFNDKLKEEFLQEWPLDRILTMSIDEYVIGKGQQNKSLCYALEKGKYKNLFLGISGGSASKFGIYWNKKTNKYKDQANNEISELDQRFSKLKSDLYEIIKEGIRFNFENPIFDMKRSTNEFIGRSAMVTKLLCIYSGGDPFFGVNINSQKEFWNHFVSQTNQGGPYLQNHKIIELVSKTYPELEPSKLGTMLFEYSKLFMENKEDNSTMDSSNNFRHQLTQSLLKSPNLILRGAPGTGKTYLAKEIAKELTDGNEDQIGFVQFHPSYDYTDFVEGLRPVSNGDGAIEFRLQDGIFKDFCQKAKETQLIGGQDNFDEAWDSYLEYINVAEEKEYITKTSYLSVNSRQNLSVNYDSGVPGWSLPSKYVYELYKDKNYNKQEYYKSGGKTVLETLRKRFGLKDYVSPTEIDTDKKFVFIIDEINRGEISKIFGELFFSIDPGYRGEKGSVSTQYANLHETDEKFYIPENVYIIGTMNDIDRSVDTFDFAMRRRFRFVEVTAEGQVGMLDKELNIHAEEAKIRLRNLNAAIENVQELNSHYHIGPSYFLKLKDVDFDYELLWSDYIKPLLEDYLRGSYDEVETLETLKKAFELTNNEQKDQAVADDNEGDENDDADY; encoded by the coding sequence ATGAATAAAAGAAAAGTTAGTTTAGAAGATTTTTATAAATGGTATAGTCTAAATAAAGAAAAGTTATTAAATAAGGCAACTGTTGGTGAAAAGTTTAATGATAAATTAAAAGAAGAGTTTCTCCAGGAATGGCCTTTGGATAGGATTTTAACAATGTCAATCGATGAATATGTAATAGGAAAGGGACAGCAAAATAAGTCTTTATGCTACGCTCTTGAGAAGGGAAAATACAAAAATCTATTTCTTGGAATTTCTGGTGGCTCAGCTTCAAAATTTGGTATTTATTGGAATAAAAAAACAAACAAATATAAAGATCAAGCTAATAATGAGATTTCAGAGTTGGATCAGCGATTTTCAAAATTAAAATCAGATTTGTATGAAATTATCAAAGAAGGTATTCGTTTTAACTTTGAAAATCCTATTTTTGATATGAAAAGATCAACAAATGAATTTATTGGTCGTTCTGCTATGGTGACAAAATTACTTTGTATCTATTCTGGGGGAGATCCTTTCTTTGGTGTAAATATTAATAGTCAGAAAGAATTTTGGAACCACTTTGTTTCTCAGACAAATCAAGGTGGACCTTATCTGCAAAATCATAAAATAATTGAACTGGTGTCCAAAACTTATCCTGAGTTGGAGCCATCGAAATTAGGAACTATGCTTTTTGAGTATTCTAAGCTTTTTATGGAAAATAAGGAAGACAATAGTACAATGGATTCATCAAACAATTTTCGTCATCAATTAACTCAATCTCTATTAAAGTCTCCAAACCTTATCCTTCGTGGTGCTCCTGGCACAGGAAAGACTTATCTTGCTAAAGAAATTGCCAAAGAATTAACGGATGGCAACGAAGACCAAATCGGATTTGTACAATTTCACCCATCCTATGATTATACGGATTTTGTAGAAGGTTTAAGACCAGTATCAAATGGGGATGGAGCTATTGAGTTTAGGCTACAGGACGGTATTTTTAAAGATTTTTGTCAGAAAGCAAAAGAAACCCAATTGATTGGAGGACAAGATAATTTTGATGAGGCTTGGGATTCTTACTTAGAATATATAAATGTTGCTGAAGAAAAAGAATATATAACAAAAACATCTTACTTATCTGTTAATAGTAGACAAAATTTGTCAGTAAATTATGATAGTGGTGTTCCAGGATGGTCACTACCTAGCAAATATGTTTACGAGTTGTATAAAGATAAAAATTATAATAAGCAAGAATACTACAAAAGTGGTGGAAAAACTGTCCTAGAAACATTGAGAAAGAGATTTGGTTTGAAAGACTATGTTTCCCCAACAGAAATTGATACTGATAAGAAATTCGTCTTCATCATCGATGAAATCAATCGTGGGGAGATTTCTAAGATTTTTGGCGAACTCTTTTTCTCTATCGACCCTGGCTATCGTGGTGAAAAAGGAAGTGTTTCTACCCAATATGCAAATCTACACGAAACTGATGAAAAGTTCTATATCCCCGAAAATGTTTACATCATCGGAACTATGAATGATATTGATCGTTCAGTGGATACCTTTGATTTTGCTATGCGTCGTCGTTTTCGTTTTGTTGAAGTTACTGCCGAGGGTCAAGTTGGCATGTTGGATAAAGAGCTGAATATCCATGCAGAAGAAGCAAAAATTCGTCTAAGAAACTTGAACGCTGCTATCGAAAATGTTCAGGAATTAAACAGTCATTATCATATTGGACCAAGTTATTTTCTTAAGTTGAAGGATGTAGATTTTGACTATGAATTACTCTGGTCTGATTATATTAAGCCTCTCCTAGAAGACTACTTGCGAGGTTCTTATGATGAGGTTGAAACTTTGGAAACTTTGAAAAAAGCATTTGAACTGACAAATAATGAGCAAAAAGATCAGGCAGTAGCTGATGACAATGAAGGTGATGAAAACGATGATGCGGATTACTGA
- a CDS encoding McrC family protein produces MRITDNQHKIIKEKFVEEYPKLSNLLLDRTLESLSQDERIFIFPNDLTHTPDLDKDQKIFETVNQKIKTGNVIGFLGYGQERLTISSRFSDESNDHFLHYLLNKVLHINLTSLDVALSREERLYQLLVYLFPKYLQAAIRKGLYKEYHRFSHNDSNVKGVIDVRSHLKKNLPFTGNIAYATREFTYDNPLMQLVRHTIEYIKNQKSIGQGVLDNLSTSRENVSEIVRVTPSYKLADRAKIIRGNQSKPIRHAYFHEYRNLQELCLMILNQEKHGLGYQDQKIYGILFDVAWLWEEYVYTLLPKGFVHPRNKDKTDGISVFSVGKRKVYPDFYDRERKIVLDAKYKKLELTEKGINREDLFQLISYSYILKAEKAGLIFPSMEQSVNSEIGKVAGYGAQLKKWSIRIPQNASFYSTFCKMMENSEENFKAIIDEEVGRK; encoded by the coding sequence ATGCGGATTACTGATAATCAACACAAGATTATTAAAGAAAAATTTGTTGAAGAATATCCTAAACTAAGCAATCTTCTTTTAGACAGAACCTTGGAAAGTCTATCCCAAGATGAACGTATTTTCATTTTTCCAAATGATTTGACTCATACTCCTGATTTGGATAAGGACCAAAAGATTTTTGAAACAGTCAATCAGAAAATCAAGACAGGGAACGTGATTGGTTTTCTTGGATATGGTCAGGAAAGATTAACGATTTCCTCACGATTTTCTGATGAGAGTAATGACCATTTTTTGCATTATCTCTTAAACAAGGTTCTTCATATCAATCTCACTAGTTTAGATGTTGCTTTGTCTCGTGAAGAGAGGCTTTATCAACTTTTGGTGTATCTCTTTCCCAAGTATCTACAAGCTGCTATTCGAAAAGGTCTTTATAAGGAATATCATCGATTTTCTCATAACGACAGTAATGTTAAGGGAGTGATTGATGTAAGAAGCCATCTCAAGAAAAATCTTCCTTTCACGGGAAATATTGCCTACGCAACGAGAGAGTTCACCTATGATAATCCCCTCATGCAGTTGGTCCGTCACACTATTGAATACATTAAGAATCAGAAAAGCATTGGTCAAGGGGTACTAGATAATCTCTCAACTAGTCGTGAAAACGTATCTGAAATCGTGCGTGTAACGCCCTCTTATAAACTAGCTGATCGTGCTAAGATTATTCGGGGAAATCAATCTAAACCTATACGTCATGCATACTTTCACGAGTACAGAAACTTACAAGAACTTTGTCTGATGATCCTAAACCAAGAAAAGCACGGTTTAGGGTATCAAGATCAAAAAATCTATGGTATTCTCTTTGATGTTGCCTGGCTTTGGGAAGAGTATGTTTACACCTTGTTGCCAAAAGGTTTTGTACATCCCAGAAATAAGGATAAGACGGATGGAATTTCAGTATTTTCTGTTGGGAAACGAAAAGTATATCCAGATTTTTATGACAGAGAACGAAAGATTGTTCTAGATGCAAAATATAAAAAACTGGAATTGACTGAAAAAGGAATCAACCGTGAGGACTTATTCCAGCTGATTTCCTATTCTTATATTTTAAAAGCTGAGAAGGCTGGACTGATTTTTCCTAGTATGGAGCAGTCAGTAAATAGTGAAATAGGAAAAGTAGCTGGCTATGGAGCTCAATTGAAGAAGTGGTCTATTCGAATCCCTCAGAATGCCTCATTCTATAGTACATTTTGTAAAATGATGGAAAATTCAGAAGAAAATTTTAAAGCGATTATTGATGAAGAAGTGGGGAGAAAATAA
- a CDS encoding GMP reductase, with translation MLNEFPIFDYEDIQLIPNKCVIKSRAEADTSVTLGNHTFKLPVVPANMQTILDENVAEQLAKGGYFYIMHRFDEAGRIPFIKRMHDQGLIASISVGVKDYEYDFVRQLKADAPEYITIDIAHGHADSVISMIQHIKKELPDTFVIAGNVGTPEAVRELENAGADATKVGIGPGKVCITKVKTGFGTGGWQLAALRWCAKAARKPIIADGGIRTHGDIAKSIRFGASMIMIGSLFAGHIESPGKTIEVDGEQFKEYYGSASQYQKGAYKNVEGKRILLPAKGHLQDTLTEMEQDLQSAISYAGGRQVADLKHVDYVIVKNSIWNGDASH, from the coding sequence ATGTTAAATGAATTTCCAATTTTTGATTACGAAGATATTCAATTGATTCCAAATAAATGTGTCATTAAAAGCCGTGCAGAAGCGGATACAAGTGTCACTTTAGGAAATCACACCTTTAAACTACCTGTTGTGCCAGCGAATATGCAGACGATTTTGGATGAAAATGTAGCAGAGCAACTGGCTAAAGGTGGTTACTTCTACATTATGCACCGTTTTGATGAGGCAGGACGCATTCCTTTTATTAAACGAATGCACGATCAAGGGCTCATTGCTTCTATCTCTGTCGGTGTTAAGGATTATGAGTATGATTTCGTTAGACAGCTCAAGGCTGATGCTCCTGAGTATATCACTATTGATATTGCTCATGGTCATGCGGATAGCGTGATTTCTATGATTCAACACATCAAGAAAGAATTGCCAGATACCTTTGTCATTGCTGGAAATGTGGGAACACCAGAAGCTGTGCGTGAATTGGAAAATGCTGGTGCGGATGCTACTAAGGTCGGAATCGGTCCTGGTAAGGTTTGTATCACCAAGGTTAAGACTGGTTTTGGTACAGGTGGTTGGCAGTTGGCTGCTCTACGCTGGTGTGCCAAGGCTGCGCGTAAACCGATTATCGCTGATGGAGGAATTCGTACTCACGGTGATATTGCTAAGTCTATCCGCTTCGGTGCTAGCATGATCATGATTGGTTCCCTCTTTGCAGGACACATTGAAAGTCCAGGGAAAACGATTGAAGTCGATGGTGAACAGTTCAAAGAATATTATGGTTCAGCCTCACAATATCAAAAAGGTGCTTACAAAAATGTGGAAGGCAAACGTATCTTGCTTCCTGCTAAAGGTCATCTGCAAGACACTTTAACTGAGATGGAACAAGACCTTCAAAGTGCTATTTCTTATGCAGGTGGACGTCAGGTTGCTGACCTTAAACACGTTGATTATGTGATCGTGAAAAACTCCATCTGGAATGGGGATGCTTCCCACTAA
- the rnc gene encoding ribonuclease III, translated as MKELQTVLKNHFAIEFADKNLLETAFTHTSYANEHRLLKISHNERLEFLGDAVLQLLISEYLYKKYPKKPEGDLSKLRAMIVREESLAGFARDCQFNQFIKLGKGEEKSGGRNRDTILGDAFEAFLGALLLDKDVAKVKEFIYQVIIPKVEAGEFEMITDYKTHLQELLQVNGDVAIRYQVISETGPAHDKVFDVEVLVEGKSIGQGQGRSKKLAEQEAAKNAVEKGLDSCI; from the coding sequence ATGAAAGAATTACAAACTGTACTAAAGAATCATTTTGCAATCGAATTTGCAGACAAAAATTTACTGGAAACTGCCTTTACTCATACGAGTTATGCCAATGAGCACCGCCTCTTAAAAATTTCACACAATGAACGCTTGGAATTTTTAGGAGACGCTGTTCTACAGTTATTGATTTCAGAATATCTATATAAAAAATATCCTAAAAAGCCTGAAGGTGACCTATCAAAACTCCGTGCTATGATTGTCCGTGAGGAGAGTTTAGCTGGTTTTGCGCGTGATTGCCAGTTTAACCAGTTTATCAAGTTGGGTAAAGGGGAAGAAAAATCAGGTGGTCGCAATCGTGACACCATTCTTGGTGATGCCTTTGAAGCCTTTCTTGGTGCCCTTCTTTTGGATAAGGATGTGGCCAAGGTCAAGGAATTTATCTATCAAGTCATCATTCCTAAGGTTGAAGCAGGCGAGTTTGAGATGATTACAGACTATAAAACCCATCTCCAAGAGTTGCTTCAGGTCAATGGTGATGTGGCTATTCGTTATCAGGTGATTTCTGAAACAGGGCCTGCTCATGATAAGGTCTTTGATGTAGAAGTTCTTGTTGAAGGTAAGAGCATCGGTCAAGGCCAAGGTCGTTCTAAGAAATTAGCAGAGCAGGAAGCTGCCAAAAATGCCGTTGAGAAGGGGCTGGATTCATGTATTTAA